The Zingiber officinale cultivar Zhangliang chromosome 9A, Zo_v1.1, whole genome shotgun sequence genome window below encodes:
- the LOC122020424 gene encoding fatty acid hydroperoxide lyase, chloroplastic-like yields MWASAMSSAAPPVPTKTIPGSYGLPVLGPLKDRLDYFWFQGPETYFRSRVASHKSTVFRTNMPPTFPFFVGVDPRVVAVLDCSSFSVLFDRSLVDKRNVLVGDYMPSISFTGDTRVVVYLDPSEPDHARVKSFCLDILKRSAATWASSFHSNFDIMFDTLEREIAKGGSASGLVPVQQCIFNFLCRSIVGADPSASPEIGSNGFAMLDTWLALQLMPVTAVPNFPQPLQEILLHSIPYPSFFISGVYRKLYEFVEKHGEEVVLRAETEFGIDKKDAINNILFVLGFNAFGGFSIFLPALLTTVGTDKTGLRERLREEVRRVMQGRPGEARPGFEAVREMELVRATVYETLRLNPPVPLQYGRARDDFTLRSHDAAFQVRKGELLCGYQPLVMRDPEVFEDPETFSPERFKGAAGKEMLKYLFWSNGPQTGAPTAENKQCAAKDYVVETACLLLANIFLRYDEFVCADDGFTVTKLQKAAAAVPVE; encoded by the coding sequence ATGTGGGCATCTGCTATGTCGTCGGCGGCGCCGCCGGTGCCGACGAAGACAATTCCGGGGAGCTACGGCCTGCCGGTGTTGGGCCCTCTGAAGGATCGGCTGGATTACTTCTGGTTCCAAGGCCCAGAGACCTACTTCCGGAGCCGCGTGGCGTCGCACAAAAGCACGGTGTTCCGTACCAACATGCCGCCCACCTTCCCCTTCTTTGTCGGCGTCGATCCTCGAGTAGTGGCCGTGCTCGACTGCTCCTCCTTCTCCGTCCTCTTCGACCGATCCCTCGTCGACAAGCGCAATGTTCTCGTCGGCGACTATATGCCTAGCATTAGCTTCACCGGCGACACCCGCGTCGTCGTCTACCTCGACCCCTCTGAGCCTGATCACGCCAGGGTCAAGAGCTTCTGCCTCGACATCCTCAAGCGGAGCGCCGCCACTTGGGCCTCTTCCTTCCACTCGAACTTCGACATCATGTTTGATACCCTTGAGCGCGAGATCGCCAAGGGCGGATCCGCCTCCGGCCTCGTCCCCGTCCAACAGTGCATCTTCAACTTCCTCTGCCGGAGCATCGTCGGTGCCGATCCATCAGCGTCGCCTGAGATCGGATCCAACGGTTTCGCCATGCTCGATACGTGGCTTGCTCTACAGCTGATGCCCGTCACCGCCGTCCCAAACTTCCCGCAACCGCTGCAAGAGATCCTGCTCCACTCCATCCCCTACCCCTCCTTCTTCATCAGCGGCGTCTACCGCAAGCTCTACGAGTTCGTGGAGAAGCACGGGGAGGAGGTGGTGCTACGCGCGGAAACAGAGTTTGGCATCGACAAGAAGGATGCCATCAACAACATCCTATTCGTGCTGGGGTTCAACGCCTTCGGTGGCTTCTCCATCTTCCTGCCGGCGCTGCTAACCACCGTCGGAACCGACAAGACAGGGCTGCGGGAGCGGCTGCGGGAGGAGGTGAGGAGGGTGATGCAGGGGAGGCCAGGGGAGGCGAGACCAGGTTTCGAGGCGGTGCGGGAGATGGAGCTAGTGCGGGCAACGGTGTACGAGACGCTACGTCTGAACCCGCCGGTGCCACTGCAGTACGGGCGTGCGAGGGACGACTTCACACTGAGATCACACGACGCGGCGTTCCAGGTGCGCAAGGGCGAGCTACTGTGCGGGTACCAGCCGCTGGTGATGCGGGATCCGGAGGTGTTCGAGGACCCAGAGACATTCTCGCCGGAGCGGTTCAAAGGCGCCGCAGGGAAGGAGATGCTCAAGTACCTATTCTGGTCGAACGGGCCGCAGACAGGGGCGCCGACGGCGGAGAACAAACAATGCGCCGCAAAGGACTATGTGGTGGAGACGGCGTGTCTGCTGCTGGCGAACATCTTCCTCCGCTACGACGAGTTCGTCTGCGCCGACGACGGCTTCACGGTGACAAAGCTACAGAAGGCGGCTGCCGCCGTGCCTGTAGAGTAG